The Oncorhynchus gorbuscha isolate QuinsamMale2020 ecotype Even-year unplaced genomic scaffold, OgorEven_v1.0 Un_scaffold_346, whole genome shotgun sequence genome contains the following window.
AGACCAAGCGCCACAACTTTCTCTCACTCCAGGACTTTCACCTCACACTTTAGACCTGGCACTGTAGAACGACCATACGGTTGCCCGAACTGCAATAAAAAGTTTCTCCACGAGAGCGACTTACAGCATCACATGATCATCCACACCAGGAAGCGAGTGTTCGCCTGCACGTTGTGTGAGAAGAGCTTTGTGTCCCCCAGCAAGCTCCAAGTGCACCAGAACGTCCACACTGGGGAGAAGCCCTTCAGTTGTGCACAGTGCGGGCGCAGGTTCTCCCACTCTGGCAATCTGAAAAGACATCAGAAGCTTCATCATTGAGACTGACACAAATAGGGCGGTGACGGTCAAGGAACTTTGGATGATAGTAATTGGTCAGCCAAATGACTCTGGTCACCGTTACAACCGTTTGAATAGCAAAAGATGCACATtttgtcctctcctccactcctgacTTGTTTCAGCAAGTAGCAACAACGTTTCATCACTTCAGAGAGTCCATGTTACAGCAGAAACCATGGAGATCCTATTCAattactagaggggctgtgtcataAACACTCAGTTCTAGAATGGAGTGAGAATGGCAGCCATTGTGATCAGGGAGAAATCCAATCCGGTCTAATTGGAACGGATGGCAGTAGAGGCAGAGGTGATACATTTCCTGTTTTTATGAATTATAAAAGTAAGACGTGATATATCAGAAATATAATGATTGTTAACCTAAAATATTGTCATGAAAttataaatacagtttatacaggTTTTATACACATTTTCTGTATAAATAGTCTCTAAAATATATCTAAACGGACCATAAATGTCTCACGGTTTGTTTTCTTTGAAAGCTGTGAATGTTGTAATATGATACAATATCAGTACGTATTGCATTTACAACTTGTATAAGACCTATCATCAGCTGTTTTCAGCCAGTGTATGGCTGTGGATTGACTGCACTGTTTGTatggaatgttggcatattggcagTTCATTTGAACAATTATTGGAAATCATTCAACTTaaactggctggctagctaataaATATACTGTGCAGTTAATCttcaaattcattattttacacaatATCTTATCGCAGCACACTGGCTGCCCGTGGTTAACCAACTCACTGAACAAAATGGCTGATCTTTTATACTGTCGTAAGACCTTTCATGTACATTCttgtattctaattcctaattctatggaaGAAATTGACTCAACCTCACAAATGCCCGGCCGTCCCGTTTTCTGTCAGCTGTTCGAtccacaaaatatattttttttaaatatatatttagttTTTATGGTTTATTACATTTTCATGACAGTCTTCATCCATAGCCATCGGTTACAGGGTTATACGGTAAATGTGCCAACCCTAGACACAGAAGCAAGAGATTCCTATGTAAAAAAAGCTATGGATTAGCATTATGTCAGTTAGGTAATAGCAATACGCTATGACAGTCCTGTCTACTTCCTGGATCATGTACCTTGCTGTTTTTGAATGTGATTCAAGAGTTATATAATCAAATTAATGAAAACATGGTCTTTTACTCtctatgggatcggtgtccctatacccggacggttgagctaacgtgtgCTAATGTTATTAGCACACAGTTGTAAGTAACAGcgaactttccaggacatagacatgtcttatatgggcagaaagcttaaattcttgttaatctaactgcactgtccaatttacagtagctttcacagtgaaaaaaaaaatactttaaaacttAGCACGGCAACTGCTTTGATATACATTCatctctgaaggtaaataatgtacttacattcagtaatcttgctctgatttgtcatcatgaaggtcccagagataaaaatgtagcatagttttgtttgataagaatacagttttatattcaaatgtggggactgggttctacagtttgaagccttgctgtctctggctccacacccaccccacCCGGCCATCTAGATGTTTGAAAGTTAGTGTATatgctaatgatccatcatgtatgacattcctggtaGTGTGTACCATATActttttgtatgttctctatagttatgtacttgaaaatgtatcaattgaccaattcagcacatttgggcagacttgatacaaaatattgtccGGTATTGTAATGCTTCACTGGAtcaatctgaaactttgcacacacactgcttccaTCTAGGtaacaaaatctaaattgcgccaaaggtaggtcttgaaatacatctacaggtacacctccaattgactcaaatgatgtcaattagcctatcagaagcttctaaagccatgacatcattttcaggaattttccaagctgtttaaaggcaccgtcaacttagtgtatgtaaacttctgatccactggaattgtgatacagtgaattataagtgaaatcatctgtctgtaaacaattgttggataaattacttgtgtcatgcacaacacagatgtcctaaccgacttgccaaaactatagtttgctaacaagaaatttgtgcagtggttgaaaaactagtttttgtgaggggaacggcacctcagtacctccaggctctgatcaggccctacacccaaacaagggcactgcgttcatccacctctggcctgctcgcctccctaccactgaggaagtacagctcccgctcagcccagtcaaaactgttcgctgctctggccccccaatggtggaacaaactccctcacgacgccaggacaacggagtcaatcaccaccttccggagacacctgaaaccccacctctttaaggaatacctaggataggataagtaatccctctcacccccccccttaagatttagatgcactattgtaaagtgactgttccactggatgtcataaggtgaatgcaccaatttgtaagtcgctctggataagagcgtctgctaaatgacttaaatgtaaatgtaaatgtagttttaatgactccaacctaagtgtatgtaaacttcccacttcaactgttaagtattcagaccctttgctatgagacttgaaattgagctctggtgcatcctgtttccattgatcatccttgagatgtttctacaacttgattggagtccacctgtggtaaattaaattgattggacttgatttgttaagacacacacctgtctatataaggtcccacagttgacagtgcatgttagatcACAATCcgagccatgaagtcgaaggaattgtctgtagagctccgagataggattgtatcaaggcacagatctggggaagggtaccaaaacatttctgaagcattgaaggtccccaagaacacagtggcctccatcattcttaaatggaagaagtttggaaccaccaagactcttcctaaatctggccacccggccaaactgagcaatcgggggagaaaggccttggtcagggaggtgaccaacaatCTGATGTTCCTCtttagagatgggagaaccttgcagaaggacaaccatctctgcaacagtccaccaatcaggcctttatgatggagtgaccagacggaagcctctcctcagtaaaaggcacatgacagcctgcttggagtttgccaaaaggcacctaaaggactctcagaacacAAGAaccaatattctctggtctgatgaaaccaagattgaactctatggactatgccaagcgtcacgtctggagaaaacctggcaccatccctacgatgaagcatagtggtggcagcatcatgctgtggggatgtttttcagcggcactggggagactagtcaggattgagggaaagatgcaAAGTACAGatagattcttgatgaaaacctgccccagagcgctcaggaccacagacaggggtgaaggttcaccttccaacaggacaactaccctaagcacacagccaagacaatgcaggagtgtcttcgggacaagtctctgaatgtccttgagtggcacagtcagagcccagacttgaacccgcttgagaggatctgcagagaagaatggaagaaactcaccaaatacaggtgtgccaagcttgtagcgtcctacCCAAGGAGACTCAATGCTGTGATTGCTggtaaaggtgcttcaacaaagtactgagtaaagggtctgaatacttacgtgaaTGTGAGATcagttctttttttttttttgcaaaaatgtctgaaaactgctttggctttgtcattatggggtattgtgtgtagattgatgaggggaaaaaaacaatttaatccattttagaataaggctgtaacgtaacaaaatgtggaaaaggtcaaggggtctgaatacatttggaatgcactgtatatgtaaaATTATATTTGTATTGGTCTATTATTTTACTTCTACCCAATGTCTTTATGAAGGCTTTTGCACAAAATACAAAAGGTggagtttaccctccactacaccactgattataacaaaataacaacaaGACAACTACTATGAAGTTCACTAAATCCCATGTCATGCCCATATCTCCATTCAGTAGATAGTGTATGCTGTGTCTCACTCACTCATCTCTCCCACTTAACCCcatcagcagtcagcagtcagcagagACTCTTCTGGCTGTTTCTTTTTTAGGCAGACTTCTTTCAGACTGAATATCCACGGGGTAACCATGGTAACAGTCTGATGTTTAGGCATGTAGAAAGCATATGCTCTGTTTCACTCATCTCTCTCACTTAACCCcagcagacagaggaaggggaACCAGACCTGCTGATCATCAAGGTGGAGGGAGAAGCAGATTACCAGGACTCTAGGATCAGCCACCCAGCTAGAACAGTggagggcagcagagaactaaCCACCCAACCGGCTGCAGCCACCACAGAGGACCCCGCTTTCCAGCTCAGTGGCCCCagaggcaacaacaacaacatcgcTATGGAGGTCAGTGGATCTGACGTCGTCCTTGGCTTTCCCCCCAAGTCATTCCATTCTTCATCAGAACATGTGATAGTGATTGACTCTGTATCCAGTGGGCAGCAGGTAGATAGAGATTTTGAGTGGGGTCAGGTGGGTACAGTTACTACACCACAGGACAATGGGACTGGAAATAAGCAGGGAGTGGGAGTGTTTAACAGAAACGCACCATCGATTCACCCTGTACACCACAAATCAATGAGAGACAACACTATGCAGTTGGTTTCACCCGGATTCCGTCCCACAGAGATAAATACAAGCACCCGTCTTGACGCGGGAAATACAGGTGAGGCCAATAAAGCTAGTTTGCGCTCATTGGCAAGCCTCCATAGACACTCTGAAATACCAGGAAGAGGAGCTCAACAACCAGCTCATACCTCACTTCCTGTCGGCCATTTTAGACCAAGCGCCACAACTTCCTCTCACTCAAGTAATCTTGCTAATCACATTAGACCTGGCACCATAGAACGACCGTACGGTTGCCCGAGCTGCCATAAGAAGTTTGTTCACGAGAGTGACTTGCGGCAGCACGTCGTCATCCACACCAGAAAGCGGGTGTTCGCCTGCACCTTGTGCGAGAAGAGCTTTGTGTCCCCCAGCAAGCTCCAAGTGCACCAGAACGTCCACACTGGGGAGAAGCCCTTCAGTTGTGCACAGTGCGGGCGCAGGTTCTCCCAATCCAGCAATCTAAATAGACATCAG
Protein-coding sequences here:
- the LOC124017872 gene encoding zinc finger protein 629-like isoform X2 codes for the protein MSGSVVEFQAQIASIMEVLANAAVAEICKVVDDGYAVVHLKMSQSHKENEFLRRKMKLMELQITRFRAERTKFSEGSVHNRFHGIRLLNRHNHREITTGPTWQSRNRLSNRSFGNSSIQRDRQPIDVDQDDVSPSKHMDATSDEQSGETEEGEPDLLIIKVEGEADYQDSRISHPARTVEGSRELTTQPAAATTEDPAFQLSGPRGNNNNIAMEVSGSDVVLGFPPKSFHSSSEHVIVIDSVSSGQQVDRDFEWGQVGTVTTPQDNGTGNKQGVGVFNRNAPSIHPVHHKSMRDNTMQLVSPGFRPTEINTSTRLDAGNTGEANKASLRSLASLHRHSEIPGRGAQQPAHTSLPVGHFRPSATTSSHSSNLANHIRPGTIERPYGCPSCHKKFVHESDLRQHVVIHTRKRVFACTLCEKSFVSPSKLQVHQNVHTGEKPFSCAQCGRRFSQSSNLNRHQKLHH
- the LOC124017872 gene encoding zinc finger protein 629-like isoform X3 — its product is MSGSVVEFQAQIASIMEVLANAAVAEICKVVDDGYAVVHLKMSQSHKENEFLRRKMKLMELQITRFRAERTKFSEGSVHNRFHGIRLLNRHNHREITTGPTWQSRNRLSNRSFGNSSIQRDRQPIDVDQDDVSPSKHMDATSDESGETEEGEPDLLIIKVEGEADYQDSRISHPARTVEGSRELTTQPAAATTEDPAFQLSGPRGNNNNIAMEVSGSDVVLGFPPKSFHSSSEHVIVIDSVSSGQQVDRDFEWGQVGTVTTPQDNGTGNKQGVGVFNRNAPSIHPVHHKSMRDNTMQLVSPGFRPTEINTSTRLDAGNTGEANKASLRSLASLHRHSEIPGRGAQQPAHTSLPVGHFRPSATTSSHSSNLANHIRPGTIERPYGCPSCHKKFVHESDLRQHVVIHTRKRVFACTLCEKSFVSPSKLQVHQNVHTGEKPFSCAQCGRRFSQSSNLNRHQKLHH